GCAGGAATGCGTCGGCTTCTTCGTGCGGGATCTGCTTGACCTCGACGACCTCGGTCTTGTTGCTGCCGTGCACGACGATCGTCGGGTGAAATACGCCCTGGAACGTATGTCGCACCCGGTACGGCTGCGTGCCGCTCGACAGCGGTCCCGTCCAGCCCATCACATCGATCTTCAGTCCGCCGACGAAGCGCGGATCGCGTACCAGTTGAATGCCGGTCGTGAAGCGCGGCGCGTTGCCCTCGACCTCGACGATGAGCGCGCCGGGTACGCGCAGGCCCAGCCACACATAGGTGGCGGTCGCTTTCTCGAACGGCTCGGGTCCATAGAATCCCATGACGGTCTCCAAATGCTAGATATCCGTAACATTTTCGGAATATTGAATCGTGACCGGCATAAAGTTCTGCCGGTGAAATAAAACTAGGCGAGACGATCGTCAAAATCCATTACAACCAATTACGCCTTGTCGGCGATGCGGCGCTTGCCTATGATTCAACAGAATCTGATTTCGACCGTCAATCATTGACATAAAACGCGCACGACGTCCTTTTTGGGGCGCCGCCGGGCGCCGTGCATTTTTCACGCGGGTCGACGAAATGGCGTTATTGGAAAACGGCTTTTCCGGGGAAACCAGTTTGCTGCGCGCGCGCCACGTATTGGGTCGCGATCCGCAGCGTTGCGACACGGTCATCTCCGATCCGTACGTATCGCGCATTCACGCCAGCATCTGCTGGACGGCGGGGCGCTGGGAACTGCACGATCACGGGCGAAACGGCACGTTCGTGTCCGGGCGATTCGTCGGCGAGGGCGAGTGCGTGGTGCTGCGCGACGGCGATCTGCTCCAGTTCGGCAGCGCGGGTTCCGTTCGCTGGCGCGCGCGCGAGTTGGGCGAGCCCGTCGACATGCTATGGCCGCTGCGCTCGCCCGCGCAGCCGATCGCGCTCGATCGCGCGCAGGCGCTGCCGGGCGCCGCGTTCACCGTCAGCCGCTCCGCGCAGGGCGACTGGCTCTGCGACGACACGACGCCCGCACGCGTGCTGCACGACGGCGACGCGGTGACCTGCGGCGAATTCGCGTGGCAACTGGTGCTTGCCCATCGCAACGTGACGGCCGCGCTGCCGCGCGCGGCGCAGGCGGCGACGCTGCCGCAGCGCGTCGACTTCACGGTGAGCCGCGACGAGGAGCATGTGACGGCGACGCTGCATACGCGCGGCGGCGCGGTCGATCTCGGCGCGCGCGCCCATCACTATTGTCTCGTGACGCTCGCGCGCGCGCGCTTCGCCGATGCGCAAGCGGGCTACGACGCGGCTTCGCGGGGCTGGATCGAACTCGACGTGCTCGCGCGGATGCTCGGCCTCGACGAATCGCACGTCAACGTGCAGATCCATCGCGCCCGCACGCAGTTCCTGCCGCTCCTGTCTCCCGGCTCCGCCGAACTCGTCGAGCGCCGCCGCGGCGGCGTGCGCTTCGGTGCGCTGGCATTCCGCGTCGTGCGCGGCGATCGGCTCGAATGCGAGTCGGCCGAGGCCGGCGCTTCGGCGCCGCTGCCCGATCCGCTCGCGCGCGGCGCGGCGACGTTCGTGTCGCCCGTCGCGCTCGGCTGAGCGGCGCTACATGTCCGCTCCTGTTCTGGATGAACGCGCGCGCGCCGGCCATCGCCGTTCGCCGCGCGGGCTTGTGCCGCCGCTGCCTGGCGAAGGCGACGAACTGCAAGGCGAGCATCGCTACCGGCTGGGCGGGGTGATCGGCGAAGGCGGCGCGGGCCGCGTGCACGAGGCGATCCGGCTCGACACGTCGCAGCGCGTCGCGATCAAGCTGCTGCTCGAGGACGCGCCGCGCGGCGCGCGCGAGCGCACCCGGCTGCGCGCGCGCTTTCGGCGCGAGATGGCGCTGTGCGCGCGGCTGTCGCATCCGCATGTCGTCGCGCTGCTCGACAGCGGCGAGACGCCGGACGGCCTGCTGTTCGCCGTGTTCGAGCACGTCGCGGGCCGCACGCTGCGCGCGCGGCTCGCGGCCGACGGCGCGCTGCCCGCCGAGGCGACGGGCGCGCTGATGGCGCAGGTGCTGGACGGTCTCGCGCACGCGCATGCGAACGGCGTCGTGCATCGCGACCTGAAGCCGCAGAACGTGATGGTGACGACGCTCGACGGCGAGCCGTGCGCGAAGATCCTCGATTTCGGAATCGGCGCGCTGCTGCCCGATGCGCGCGCGGCCGACGAACTGACGCTCACCGCGACGACCGAGGTGCTCGGCTCGCCGCAGTATTGCGCGCCGGAGCAGTTGCGCGGCGAGCCGCCGACCGCGAAAAGCGATTTCTACGCGTGGGGCCTGATGGTGATCGAGTGCCTGACCGGGCATCCGGTGATGCAGGGCGCGAGCGTCGCGGACGTGCTGTATCAGCATCTGAGCCCCGTCGACGTCGCGCTGCCGCCCGCGATCGCCGCGCATCCGCTTGGCGACGTGCTGCGCGATGCGCTGAACAAGGACCCGCGGCTGCGCGCGGAGTCCGCGCAGGCGCTCGCGAACCGGTTTCGCGCGATCCACTTTCCGGCGCTCGTCGGTGGCCTGCGCTACGGGCGGCGCGCGCAGGCGGAGCCGGGCGTCGCGTATCGCGAACCGGGCAGGACGATCGCACCCGACGCGCCCGTCGGCCGTCGGCAGGTCACGGCGCTATGCTG
Above is a window of Burkholderia thailandensis E264 DNA encoding:
- a CDS encoding FHA domain-containing protein, whose product is MENGFSGETSLLRARHVLGRDPQRCDTVISDPYVSRIHASICWTAGRWELHDHGRNGTFVSGRFVGEGECVVLRDGDLLQFGSAGSVRWRARELGEPVDMLWPLRSPAQPIALDRAQALPGAAFTVSRSAQGDWLCDDTTPARVLHDGDAVTCGEFAWQLVLAHRNVTAALPRAAQAATLPQRVDFTVSRDEEHVTATLHTRGGAVDLGARAHHYCLVTLARARFADAQAGYDAASRGWIELDVLARMLGLDESHVNVQIHRARTQFLPLLSPGSAELVERRRGGVRFGALAFRVVRGDRLECESAEAGASAPLPDPLARGAATFVSPVALG